From a single Candidatus Hydrogenedentota bacterium genomic region:
- a CDS encoding histone deacetylase — protein sequence MSKTAFFQCEEAEKHDTGSGHVESPGRMGAIRNAMQAAGLKPDLLLEKKPARLDDLSRCHAEAHIGIVQRYCTTGEEFNDPDTAMGPGSWEAAMLAAGGAIEAARAVLEGRCDNAFSAMRPPGHHAERNRVMGFCLFNNAAIAARWLRTEGGLDRVAILDWDVHHGNGTQDITYNDDSIYYASIHEAPLYPGTGHPSERGKNNTNLNITMSYGKGPEDWLGAITDTILPEFERFDPQFLIISCGFDAHRLDPLASQRLESETYGEMTKLVKGVAGGRVISLLEGGYNLQALGESAAYHFHALQR from the coding sequence ATGTCGAAAACGGCCTTTTTTCAGTGTGAGGAAGCGGAGAAGCACGATACCGGCTCGGGCCATGTGGAATCCCCGGGCCGCATGGGCGCCATCCGCAACGCCATGCAGGCGGCGGGTCTCAAGCCCGATCTGCTGCTGGAAAAAAAGCCGGCCCGTCTGGACGACTTGTCCCGATGCCACGCCGAGGCCCACATCGGCATCGTGCAGCGCTATTGCACCACGGGGGAAGAGTTCAACGACCCCGACACGGCGATGGGACCCGGCTCCTGGGAGGCGGCCATGCTTGCCGCGGGCGGTGCGATCGAAGCGGCGCGGGCGGTGCTCGAAGGCCGCTGTGACAACGCCTTCAGCGCCATGCGCCCGCCAGGACACCACGCGGAGCGCAACCGGGTGATGGGTTTCTGCCTGTTTAACAATGCCGCCATCGCCGCCCGCTGGCTTCGTACGGAAGGCGGTCTCGATCGCGTGGCGATCCTGGACTGGGACGTGCACCACGGAAACGGCACCCAGGACATCACCTACAACGACGACTCCATCTACTACGCCAGTATCCATGAGGCCCCGCTCTATCCCGGAACGGGGCACCCCTCCGAGCGGGGGAAGAACAACACGAATCTAAATATCACCATGTCCTATGGGAAAGGCCCTGAAGACTGGCTGGGCGCAATCACGGATACGATTCTACCGGAGTTCGAGCGTTTTGATCCCCAGTTTCTCATCATTTCCTGCGGCTTCGACGCCCATCGCCTCGATCCGCTGGCGAGCCAGCGGCTGGAATCGGAGACTTACGGCGAGATGACGAAGCTGGTCAAGGGTGTGGCGGGGGGGAGGGTCATATCGCTGCTGGAGGGCGGTTACAATCTTCAGGCCCTCGGAGAAAGCGCCGCGTATCATTTCCACGCGCTTCAGCGTTAG
- a CDS encoding Hpt domain-containing protein, giving the protein MNTPAADGRAAVDFSRIKETSDGDTDFEKELFGVFLEDCEERLERLNEALTAGRLSEIQREAHTIKGAAANVGTTHLQEIAMHLEALADAEAPEGKTLASQLADEFARVKSAILDYLSTL; this is encoded by the coding sequence ATGAACACCCCAGCAGCGGACGGACGGGCGGCAGTGGATTTCAGCCGTATCAAGGAAACCTCGGATGGCGATACGGACTTCGAGAAGGAATTGTTCGGGGTATTCCTGGAAGACTGCGAAGAGCGGCTCGAGCGGCTGAACGAGGCCCTGACCGCCGGGCGGCTCAGTGAAATTCAGCGCGAGGCCCACACCATCAAGGGCGCGGCCGCCAACGTGGGCACGACCCACCTGCAGGAAATCGCCATGCACCTGGAGGCGCTCGCCGACGCGGAAGCACCCGAGGGCAAGACCCTCGCCAGTCAACTAGCGGACGAGTTCGCCCGCGTAAAATCCGCGATTCTCGACTACCTCTCCACCCTCTGA
- a CDS encoding 2-isopropylmalate synthase, whose amino-acid sequence MRKQIRVLDTTLRDGEQTPGVHLDVHEKTAIAEALEALGVATIEAGFPASSPGDAGAVRAIAGLIGGCEVAALSRCVPGDIDAAGEALRPAVAPVMHLVIGTSDIHLAHKLHMTRAQAVSAIDRSVRQARRWAEAVQFSLEDATRSDPIFLRQCAEAAVEAGASRINIADTVGCMTPDEFGPMVRDMVQFLGASTIVSAHCHNDMGLATANAFAAIRGGARQVEVTVNGIGERAGNTALEEIAVIAALKGAGDTGIQLGGLTAISAMVAAATGVPVQPNRAIVGRNAFTHSSGIHQDGILKAAENYQFVAPEMVGKDGHDFILTARSGRNAVFHVAKSRGHVVAESDRDRIYTEFVRFADTVHGAVDGSDLDALVARALVGCRV is encoded by the coding sequence ATGCGGAAACAGATTCGAGTATTAGACACCACCCTCCGGGACGGCGAGCAGACGCCCGGAGTCCATTTGGACGTTCACGAAAAAACTGCCATTGCGGAGGCCCTCGAAGCCCTCGGCGTGGCCACCATTGAGGCGGGCTTCCCCGCGTCGTCTCCGGGCGACGCCGGGGCCGTGCGGGCTATCGCCGGGCTGATCGGGGGTTGCGAAGTCGCGGCCTTGTCCCGGTGCGTCCCGGGAGATATTGATGCCGCCGGGGAGGCGTTGCGTCCGGCTGTCGCGCCGGTCATGCATCTCGTCATTGGCACATCGGATATCCACCTGGCCCACAAGTTGCACATGACCCGGGCCCAGGCGGTTTCGGCCATAGACCGGAGCGTACGCCAGGCGCGGCGGTGGGCCGAGGCGGTCCAGTTCAGCCTGGAGGACGCCACCCGGAGCGACCCGATATTCCTTCGCCAGTGTGCCGAAGCCGCCGTGGAGGCGGGCGCGTCGCGCATCAATATCGCCGATACCGTGGGCTGCATGACACCCGACGAGTTCGGCCCCATGGTGCGCGACATGGTCCAGTTTCTCGGCGCGTCCACCATCGTGTCGGCCCACTGCCACAACGACATGGGCCTGGCCACGGCCAACGCCTTCGCGGCGATTCGCGGCGGCGCGCGCCAGGTCGAGGTGACGGTAAACGGCATCGGCGAGCGCGCGGGGAACACCGCGTTGGAGGAGATAGCCGTCATTGCGGCCCTGAAGGGCGCGGGCGACACCGGCATCCAGCTCGGCGGCCTCACTGCGATCAGTGCCATGGTGGCGGCGGCCACGGGTGTGCCGGTACAGCCCAACCGGGCCATCGTCGGCCGCAACGCCTTCACTCACAGTTCGGGTATCCATCAGGACGGCATCTTGAAAGCGGCGGAGAACTACCAGTTTGTCGCGCCGGAAATGGTTGGGAAGGACGGTCACGATTTCATCCTCACCGCCCGTTCGGGCCGCAATGCCGTGTTTCACGTGGCAAAGAGCCGGGGCCATGTTGTGGCCGAATCCGATCGGGACCGAATCTACACCGAGTTTGTACGCTTTGCGGACACCGTTCACGGCGCGGTGGATGGCAGTGATCTCGATGCCCTCGTGGCGCGGGCGCTTGTAGGCTGCCGGGTTTAG
- a CDS encoding serine/threonine protein kinase, with the protein MKYENLEGLRISNRYAVGRLLGYGGMGSVYLVHDEAKHRQVALKVLHEKHRDHDWIVARFAREVEVLRTLHHPNVVDLYDAGKDGRRLYYTMEYIKGCNLREWMFRHTPMDFASAVHVICLASRGLYYVHQRYIHRDIAPENIMLRKDGVVKVIDFGLARKNQCNEGLTLFGSNLGRNEYNSPEQKRNAALADFRADLYPLGVMFYEMLTGELPPEGVSPEMLGKNLPRGCDEFLAKTLAQDPFERYANAKAAGAALLEIYQRAHRREKAQRFAMDEVEAKPSRWEKFRSAFRRIFQRLHGRLLRRR; encoded by the coding sequence ATGAAGTACGAGAACCTTGAGGGCCTGCGTATATCCAACCGATACGCGGTGGGCCGGTTGCTCGGTTACGGCGGCATGGGCTCGGTGTATCTGGTCCACGACGAGGCCAAACATCGCCAGGTGGCCCTCAAGGTACTCCACGAAAAGCACCGGGACCACGATTGGATCGTGGCCCGTTTCGCCCGGGAAGTGGAGGTGCTCCGCACCCTGCACCATCCGAATGTCGTCGATCTTTATGACGCAGGAAAAGACGGTCGCCGCCTCTATTACACCATGGAGTACATCAAGGGCTGCAACCTCCGGGAGTGGATGTTCCGCCATACCCCCATGGATTTCGCCTCGGCCGTTCACGTGATCTGCCTTGCTTCGCGCGGGCTCTACTATGTGCACCAGCGATACATCCACCGGGACATCGCCCCGGAGAACATCATGCTGCGCAAGGATGGCGTGGTAAAGGTCATCGACTTCGGGCTGGCGCGCAAGAATCAGTGCAACGAGGGGCTCACCCTCTTCGGATCCAATCTCGGGCGCAATGAATACAACTCCCCCGAACAGAAACGTAACGCCGCCCTCGCGGATTTCCGGGCGGATCTCTATCCTCTGGGCGTCATGTTTTACGAGATGCTCACCGGCGAACTGCCGCCCGAGGGGGTCTCTCCAGAAATGCTGGGGAAAAATCTGCCCCGGGGCTGCGACGAATTTCTCGCAAAAACGCTCGCCCAAGATCCTTTCGAACGCTATGCCAATGCAAAAGCTGCCGGTGCTGCACTGCTTGAAATCTACCAGCGCGCTCATCGCCGTGAAAAGGCCCAGCGATTTGCCATGGACGAGGTCGAGGCGAAGCCCTCGCGCTGGGAGAAGTTCCGCTCGGCCTTCCGCCGCATATTTCAGCGTCTACACGGAAGACTGCTCAGGCGCCGATAG
- a CDS encoding TIGR00730 family Rossman fold protein, with the protein MSKPEKAYKNLDFLNSPDARQIRVLCEFAEPKSRFRKYRVRDTIVFFGSARTLAPEVAAERLEKIETELAGLETLDSEQARRLAVARRDAANAKYYGEAVALSERLTHWSMQLKNQGYHFVVCSGGGPGIMEAANRGARQAGGRSVSLNISLPMEQAGNPYQTPELAFEFHYFFVRKFWFVYLAKALIVFPGGFGTMDELFEVLTLVQTHKTAKDMPIVLFGREFWERVFNFEALVELGYVCPDDLKLFTFCDTVDEAYDYLTRRLTDLYLDDHGVPRTQPNPVVD; encoded by the coding sequence TTGTCAAAACCCGAAAAAGCCTATAAGAATCTGGATTTCCTGAACTCCCCCGACGCGCGCCAGATCCGCGTCCTGTGCGAATTTGCCGAGCCGAAAAGCCGCTTCAGAAAGTACCGCGTCCGCGACACCATCGTGTTTTTCGGTTCCGCCCGCACCCTGGCCCCGGAAGTGGCCGCCGAACGGCTGGAAAAGATCGAGACCGAGTTGGCGGGGCTGGAGACGCTCGATTCCGAGCAGGCCCGGCGACTCGCCGTGGCGCGACGGGACGCCGCCAATGCAAAGTACTACGGCGAGGCCGTGGCCCTTTCCGAGCGGCTCACCCATTGGTCCATGCAGTTGAAAAACCAGGGTTACCACTTCGTGGTCTGTTCCGGCGGTGGTCCCGGGATCATGGAAGCCGCAAATCGAGGCGCCCGGCAGGCGGGTGGGCGCTCGGTGTCGCTCAACATCAGTCTGCCGATGGAGCAGGCGGGCAACCCCTACCAGACGCCCGAGCTCGCCTTTGAGTTCCACTACTTTTTCGTGCGCAAGTTCTGGTTCGTTTACCTGGCCAAAGCGCTGATCGTGTTTCCCGGCGGTTTCGGCACCATGGATGAACTCTTCGAAGTGCTCACCCTGGTGCAGACCCACAAGACGGCGAAGGACATGCCCATTGTGCTATTCGGCCGCGAATTCTGGGAGCGGGTCTTCAATTTTGAGGCGCTCGTGGAACTCGGCTATGTATGCCCGGACGACCTGAAGCTCTTCACCTTCTGCGACACGGTGGACGAGGCCTATGATTATCTTACCCGACGGCTTACCGACCTCTATCTGGACGATCACGGTGTTCCCAGGACGCAACCGAATCCGGTGGTGGACTGA
- a CDS encoding ankyrin repeat domain-containing protein: protein MKRGDYTALLLFVLQAGIAFWYARLLAPFVPPLGDSYFQVPLSPLSEALSGLRTLGYPLFHAFVAGQGHGLPAYPEAQMLLLLPCVLVFGLGLRAYGLTGPAALVAASPLIWIVPVAHVIPETPAKCFAIAAAGFLLWFAGTRTLLPCIGLALSIFLAYQMRPAFLFLVAWVPAAWILLYTRRWGRLHQVRWLGQFARCMAACVLPLLLFSAMRLVLVGHFGLVSFGGQNTIGISIEMLDSQTVSRLPAGERPLGQVFARGREAWPDPRFLTRKGLRDDWNYIAPIYAANVNRIGRTLQAKFPPVEGAAGNVERDQAMSRLSLQTFLVEWPMYGDWLAGAAVESFRMALVLLLGGGRDEGFGLGPDYSLVVFLALIVLALLSWPVERRAFGEGSRPFFSRAATVLLFLSGTFFLTKMLLVILVEPPIARYVEAAAYLLPCVLAALYWDRAVILAAALCGRPHWYNQCYVAYPAVPDTAHTPPWRLWASRARLSRRVALSVLAAVALAVLVMIWTSRDARLFHALATDPESVRDRLLQAGPPVAWRGDDGATLLHYAALQGDVELVRHLIAEGADPGATTRDGAQALHWATLGKGDGAVVPPLLAAGLSPQTAGPLGLSPLHLAALFGNTGVLAALMDGGADPNVRNKAGVVPLHLVDSVAAATVLLARGAAVDAADLNGATPFLWAHNRELAEFFLRHGANINAREDWRSFIRRGTPLLKAAYHGDYETAHWLLERGADPNAGDINDFSAVYYAIWRGNTALLQLLLDRGADPMHPGRWMAYHSDALTERFTDIIGKTVGTHEKRASFHKLVHDEARMHPLDWAAFLGNTRAMEVLIARGARLDTHNEYGMSAIHWAILGNRGPAEKLLRARDPGLAQLDDARLPVRAFRAAVLAGKRNLGPIIPPPAREGNPAPAPPPSG, encoded by the coding sequence ATGAAACGAGGTGACTACACCGCGCTGCTGCTGTTTGTCCTTCAGGCCGGTATCGCATTCTGGTATGCCCGCCTTCTGGCGCCCTTCGTGCCACCGCTCGGTGATTCCTATTTTCAGGTGCCGCTGTCGCCCCTGTCCGAGGCCCTCAGTGGCCTGCGTACCCTTGGGTATCCACTCTTCCACGCCTTCGTGGCCGGCCAGGGGCATGGCTTGCCGGCCTACCCCGAAGCCCAGATGCTGCTCCTTCTGCCCTGCGTCCTTGTCTTCGGTCTGGGGTTGCGCGCCTACGGGTTGACGGGCCCGGCCGCGCTTGTCGCCGCCTCGCCCCTGATCTGGATCGTGCCGGTGGCGCATGTCATTCCCGAAACGCCCGCGAAGTGCTTCGCCATCGCGGCGGCGGGTTTTCTCCTCTGGTTCGCCGGCACGCGTACGTTGCTCCCCTGCATCGGCCTCGCGCTCTCCATTTTCCTGGCCTATCAGATGCGGCCAGCCTTCCTTTTTCTGGTGGCCTGGGTGCCTGCCGCGTGGATTCTGCTCTATACACGCCGGTGGGGCCGACTCCATCAGGTCCGCTGGCTGGGCCAGTTCGCACGGTGCATGGCCGCCTGCGTATTGCCCCTGCTGCTTTTCAGCGCAATGCGACTCGTCCTGGTGGGTCACTTCGGTCTCGTATCTTTCGGCGGACAGAATACCATCGGCATTTCTATCGAAATGCTCGACAGCCAGACCGTATCGCGCCTTCCCGCCGGGGAACGGCCCCTTGGGCAGGTTTTTGCCCGAGGGCGCGAGGCCTGGCCCGATCCACGGTTCCTTACGAGAAAAGGGCTTCGCGACGACTGGAACTACATCGCACCGATTTACGCCGCAAACGTGAACCGCATCGGTCGCACGCTGCAGGCGAAGTTCCCGCCCGTGGAAGGCGCCGCGGGCAATGTCGAGCGGGACCAGGCCATGAGCCGCCTGAGCCTCCAGACCTTTCTCGTTGAATGGCCCATGTATGGCGACTGGCTGGCGGGCGCCGCGGTGGAGAGTTTTCGAATGGCCCTCGTCCTTCTGCTGGGCGGTGGCCGCGACGAGGGCTTTGGTCTCGGCCCGGACTATTCCCTTGTGGTGTTCCTGGCGCTGATCGTTTTGGCGCTGTTGAGCTGGCCCGTGGAGCGGCGCGCCTTTGGCGAGGGTTCCCGTCCCTTCTTCAGCCGTGCGGCGACAGTGCTCCTTTTCCTCTCGGGCACCTTCTTTCTGACCAAGATGCTGCTGGTCATCCTCGTGGAACCGCCCATCGCGCGCTACGTCGAGGCGGCGGCCTACCTGCTTCCCTGTGTATTGGCCGCGCTTTACTGGGATCGCGCCGTGATTCTCGCCGCGGCCCTCTGCGGGCGGCCGCACTGGTACAACCAGTGCTACGTCGCCTATCCCGCAGTGCCCGACACGGCCCACACGCCGCCCTGGCGCCTCTGGGCGTCCCGGGCGCGCCTGTCGCGTCGTGTCGCCCTGTCGGTTCTTGCCGCCGTCGCCCTCGCCGTCCTGGTCATGATCTGGACCTCCCGCGACGCGCGCCTCTTTCACGCCCTCGCGACCGATCCCGAGAGCGTTCGCGACCGTCTCCTGCAGGCCGGGCCGCCGGTGGCCTGGCGTGGGGACGACGGGGCGACCCTCCTGCACTATGCCGCACTCCAGGGCGATGTGGAACTGGTGCGGCACCTCATCGCCGAGGGCGCGGACCCCGGCGCGACCACGCGCGACGGCGCGCAGGCGCTGCACTGGGCCACGCTGGGAAAGGGGGACGGCGCCGTCGTGCCCCCCCTGCTGGCGGCGGGCCTGTCTCCCCAAACAGCGGGCCCCCTGGGGCTCAGTCCCCTCCATCTGGCCGCGCTCTTCGGGAATACCGGCGTACTGGCGGCCCTGATGGACGGGGGGGCCGATCCGAATGTCCGAAACAAAGCGGGGGTGGTTCCCCTGCACCTGGTCGATTCCGTGGCGGCGGCCACCGTGCTGCTGGCGCGGGGGGCGGCGGTTGACGCGGCGGACCTCAACGGCGCGACGCCCTTTCTGTGGGCGCACAATCGGGAACTTGCGGAATTCTTCCTTAGGCACGGCGCAAACATCAACGCGCGGGAAGACTGGCGATCCTTCATTCGCCGGGGTACGCCGCTGCTGAAGGCGGCATATCACGGGGATTACGAAACGGCCCACTGGCTCCTGGAGCGCGGCGCGGATCCGAACGCCGGAGATATCAATGATTTCAGCGCGGTGTACTACGCCATCTGGCGGGGAAACACCGCCCTGCTCCAGTTGCTTCTGGATCGCGGGGCGGACCCCATGCACCCCGGCCGCTGGATGGCCTACCATAGCGACGCCCTCACCGAGCGCTTTACCGATATAATAGGCAAGACCGTCGGGACGCATGAGAAGCGCGCAAGTTTTCATAAGCTGGTTCACGACGAGGCCCGGATGCACCCCCTGGACTGGGCCGCGTTTCTGGGCAACACCCGGGCCATGGAAGTGCTCATCGCACGGGGCGCGCGCCTGGACACGCACAACGAGTATGGTATGTCCGCGATCCACTGGGCCATCCTGGGCAATCGCGGTCCCGCCGAGAAGTTGCTCCGCGCACGGGATCCGGGGCTTGCCCAGCTCGACGATGCCCGCCTTCCCGTACGCGCGTTTCGCGCCGCCGTTCTCGCGGGCAAGCGCAATTTGGGACCGATCATTCCACCGCCCGCACGCGAGGGGAATCCCGCTCCCGCGCCGCCCCCGTCCGGCTGA
- a CDS encoding DUF1569 domain-containing protein: MATIDLNRTSAGDFVQRLDAINTSDQRRWGTLDPAALMRHLNYVFEASLNEQRAEKVFIPLPRFVVWYLFFVWFTRWPEGKIKAPDSFCPDGDAMLEEERARCVAALWRFVEALETAPERKGFSPLLGNISLRRWSRVHGVHLAHHLRQYGV; encoded by the coding sequence ATGGCCACCATCGACCTGAATCGGACCTCGGCGGGTGACTTCGTTCAACGTCTGGACGCGATAAACACGTCCGACCAGCGCCGCTGGGGTACGCTGGACCCGGCCGCCCTCATGCGCCATCTGAACTATGTGTTCGAAGCTTCCCTCAACGAGCAACGGGCGGAGAAGGTCTTTATCCCGTTGCCGCGCTTCGTGGTCTGGTACCTTTTCTTCGTCTGGTTCACCCGATGGCCCGAAGGGAAGATAAAAGCGCCGGACAGCTTCTGCCCCGATGGCGATGCGATGCTGGAGGAAGAGCGGGCCCGGTGTGTAGCGGCCCTGTGGCGTTTCGTGGAAGCGCTGGAGACCGCGCCGGAGCGGAAGGGCTTCAGTCCCCTTCTGGGAAACATTTCCCTGCGCCGCTGGTCCCGCGTGCATGGAGTCCACCTGGCCCATCACCTCCGGCAATACGGGGTGTGA
- a CDS encoding prepilin-type N-terminal cleavage/methylation domain-containing protein yields MKNNQGFTLIELMIVVEIIAIIAAIAVPNYIRTRIQANEASAIASLRVILDAETSYNTQHYEYADDITDLTSASPPFLEGGDWTGPRSGYQYRVEGDGTSFVAYATPVEWNVTGWNGFRIDVSAAIRYEQGAEPDETSETISGN; encoded by the coding sequence ATGAAAAACAACCAGGGATTCACGCTGATCGAGCTGATGATTGTTGTCGAAATCATCGCCATTATTGCCGCCATCGCCGTACCCAACTACATTCGGACCCGCATCCAGGCCAATGAAGCCTCCGCCATTGCCAGCCTGCGCGTAATCCTCGATGCGGAAACCAGCTACAACACCCAGCACTATGAATATGCCGACGACATTACCGACCTGACCAGCGCATCACCCCCCTTCCTCGAAGGTGGCGACTGGACCGGACCGCGCAGCGGCTACCAATATCGCGTGGAGGGCGACGGTACCAGCTTCGTGGCCTATGCCACCCCCGTGGAATGGAACGTCACCGGCTGGAATGGCTTCCGAATCGATGTATCGGCGGCCATACGCTACGAGCAGGGTGCCGAACCAGACGAGACCAGCGAGACGATCTCCGGAAACTGA